CACCCTGCGTGAGGATTACATCCTCGCCTCGAAGGCCAAGGGCATGCCCACGCTGCGCGTCCTGTTCAGTGACGCACTGCGCCCGTCGTCGTTCTCGCTCATCACCATGATGGGTCTGGCGCTCGGCGGCATGATCGGCAGTACCGTCATCGTCGAGACGCTGTTCTCACTGCCCGGAATGGGCACACTCATCGTTCGGGCTGCACAACAAGGCGATTCGCCGATGCTGTTGGGTGCGGTGGTCGTGATCGCCGTCATCTACGTGGTCGTCAACAGTGCGATCGACGTTCTGTACACCTATCTTGACCCGAGGAGTCGTCGTGTCCATGTCTGAAGTGACGCCCGACGGAGCGGCCCCGTCGCCGGCCCCGTCCGAGGTGATGACATATCGGCAGCAGACCGTCCTGCTGGCACCCGGTCCGATAGAAACGCTGGAGAAGCCGAAGAATCTGGTCCTGATCGGCACGATCCTGACCGTCGTCGGTATCGCTCTGCTCGGCACCGCCCTGTTCGGGTCCGGCATCATGATGATGGTTCGTATCGTCATCGGCCTGGCCTCCCTCGTGTTCCTGTTCAAGGGACTGGGAAAGGTCGGTATCGCAAAGTGGGGCAGCCAATTCGACCTGTCGTACTGGTTGGCCTGCATCTGGCTCGTCGCTCTGGTTGTTGCGGCCATCGTCGCGCCGCTCCTGCCTCTCGGTGAGTACAAGGACACGGTCAAGACTTTGGCCGAGCCCGGCTTCGCGCCTCCCAGCCTGCTTTCGGAGCATCCGCTCGGTACCAACAACTTCGGACTCGATCTCCTGGCCCGCGCGCTGTACGGAGCGCGTGCCTCGCTGACCGTCGCAATCTGTGCGGTGCTCATCGGTATCGTCATCGGTGGCACGATCGGCGTCATGGCCGGATACTTCCGGGGCAAGATCGACGCGGTAGTCGGGATCCTCACCAACTCGCTGCTCGCAATTCCGTCTCTGGTTCTGCTGATCGCACTTGCTGCCGTCCTCACGTCGAACCTGCGCAACATCACGCTGGCACTGTCGATCCTCTGCATTCCCAGCATGGTTCGAATAGCAAGAGCCAATACGATAGTGGTCGCCCAACGCGAGTTCGTCCTCGCGGCCCGGGCGATGGGTGCCACCAAATGGCGAGTCATCTGGCGAGAGTTGGTACCCAACGTTCTTGTTCCCGTCGCAGCACTCGGCCTCGTTGCCGTGTCCGGCCTGATCGTCGCGGAAGCATCGCTCAGCTTCCTCGGACTCGGCATCGCACAGCCGGATCCCACGTGGGGCAACATGATCGCAGAAGGCCAGGGCGGCATCGTGGAGAAGCACCCGTTCATCGTTCTGGTGCCCGGCGTCTTCCTCTTCCTGACGGTGTTCTCGTTCAACCTCATCGGTGAGAAGTATCGGAGCAAGCTGTGACCACTTCAGTGACAAATGGCGTACCGCTGCTGCAAGCGGACAACATCCGAACCGTATTCGCGACTCCCCGAGGAAAACTGCGGGCCGTCGACGGTGTGTCGATCCACGTTTCCGAGGGTGAGACTCTTGGCATCGTCGGTGAATCGGGTTCCGGCAAGTCGGTTCTCGGCCGCACCATCATGGGCCTGCTCCAGAAGGGGCCAGCTCTCGACATCACCGGAACGGTCACGTTTGCCGGCCGCGATATGGCGACGATGAAAAAGTCCGAGATGAAGCACTTCTGGGGCCCGGAGATCGCCATGGTCTTCCAGGATCCGATGACCTCGCTCAACCCGTTCAAGCGTATCGGCACGCACATCACCGAATCCTTGAAGTTCCATCTCGGACTCAAGAAGGACGCGGCCCGCGACCGCGCCGCGGAACTGCTGTCGATGGTGGGAATTCCGGAGCCGAAGCGTCGCCTCGACCAGTACCCCCACGAGCTGTCCGGCGGTATGCGCCAGCGAGTGGTGATCGCGATGGCTCTGGCCTGCGAGCCGAAGTTGCTGATCGCGGACGAGCCGACCACGGCATTGGACGTGACGGTGCAGAAGCAGATCCTGGATCTGCTCGCATCGCTCAACGACAAGCTCAACATGGCCGTGATCCTCATCAGTCACGACTTGGGCGTGGTGTCGGGACGTTCTGATCGCGTCGCCGTCATGTACGCCGGTTCCGTCGTGGAAACCTCGGCGACGGAAGAGCTTTTCTCACGTCCACGGCACCCGTACACCGAAGCGCTGATGGCCGCGATTCCGCGACTCGATTCGCCGACGCACACGGTGCTGCAAACCATTCCGGGTGGACTGCCGGACATGACAAAGCCGATGGCCGGTTGCCGCTTTGCAGCTCGCTGCAGGTATGCCCAAGACGACTGCTTGACCGGCGACCCGGCACTCGCGCTCGGTGGACCGGGCGACAATACGTCGGACGGCCATTCGTTTGCGTGCCATTTCCCCGTCGACACCCCTGAGGGCACAGCGGCATTGGTAGCCAACGAGAAGGCCGGCAAGACCGCAGCGGGTCTATCGCTCGCAGTGAAGGAGATGGTCTGATGACTGCAGCAATCGATACCAAGAAGCCGTCAAAGCTCGACGACGCGTTGACCGTCGAAGATCTTGTTGTCGAGTTCAACGTCGGCAAGGGTCAGACAGTGCATGCCGTCTCCGGAATCAGTTTCACCGTCGCCGCGGGTGAAACTCTCGGTGTGGTCGGTGAATCCGGCTGCGGTAAGTCCACCGCCGGGCGAGCCATCATGCAGTTGCCTTCGCCGACATCGGGTTCCATCCGACTCGGTGACGTCGAGATGACAACGCTGGACTCGGAAGAATTGCGTCGCAGCCGCACTCAGCTGCAGATGATCTTCCAGGATCCGATCTCCTCTCTCAACCCGCGCCGCAAGGTCAAGGCGCTCGTGACCGAAGGGCCTTCGATCTGGGGCGGTGAGGACAAGGCCGCGATCGAGGCCCGCGCCCGCGCCGTCCTCGCCGAGGTCGGTCTCGACCCGGACGTGGTCTGGGACCGCACACCCCGCGAGTTGTCGGGTGGTCAGTGTCAACGTATCTGCATCGCACGGGCTTTGATGCTCGACCCCAAGGTGCTGATCTGCGACGAACCCGTCTCCAGTCTCGACGTCTCGGTGCAGGCGCAGATCCTGAACCTCCTCGAGGATGCCAAGAAGAGGCACGGGCTTTCACTGCTGTTCATCGCGCACAACATGGCCGTTGTGAAGAACATCAGCGACCGCGTGATGATCATGTACTTGGGCCGCATCTGCGAAATCGTTCCCGCAGAAGACATGCAGAACCGCGCGCTGCATCCGTACACGCAGTTGCTGCTGTCCTCGATCCCCGATCCCGACGCAACAGTTACCGCGGCGCAGAACGTCGAACAGAAGGTCATCGAACTTCCGTCGCCGCTGAACCCACCGAGTGGTTGCCGATTCCGCACCCGGTGCCCGCTCGCCACGGATCGCTGCGCCGAGGAAGTTCCGGAGCTACGACTCGTCGACGGCGGACACCAGGTGGCGTGCCACAACGTGTGAGATGAGCTAGACGCGCAACATGTTTCGAACGTGACCGGTTTCGTTGACCGACGCAACCCGACGGTTGCCGTTGCGGGACACGAGAACACGAGTGACGGAGACGTACTCGATCGGGAACGTCAGCGGACGCTCCAGACCGAGTAGCTCCTGCAGAACGATATTGACGACGCCGCCGTGGCAGAACACCGCAACGGTGGCGTCGTTGTCTGTGGCGGCGACGATGTCGTCGATCGCTCCGAGGACACGCACGCGGAATGCGTCGGCGTCGACCGATTCGGGTAGCCAACCGGCTTTGATCCGCTCGTAGGTTTGCGGTGCTCGCTCCAACACCTGGTGCATCGGGATGTAGTGCGATTGCTCGGCGTCGTACTCGGCCAGCCCGGCGTGCTCGGTGACCGGTAGTCCGAGAACGTCCGATACCGGAGCCGCGGTTTCCAGGGCGCGCTTCTGGGGGCTACTGAACAGTCCCGTGATCCGGTACGGGGCCAACGCCGCAGGCAGTCGGTGTGCCTGGGCGTGACCCTCGTCGGTCAGCGCGGGATCAGCACGACCCTCGGTGACCTCTGCCAGTTCAGGGAGCGCGTGTCGGATCAGGAGTAGTTGCACACGGGACACCTTGCCAGACGGCGGTGTCGGCGGGGATCGTGCCGTTGCCGGGGAGCGGACCACTGGCAAGCAGAACCTCGCCGTCGGGAAGCGGGATCGATTCCGAAGAGGTGTTCACGACGACGCGCAGTGTACTGCCGCGCCGGAAGTCCAGAACCTGATCGTTGTCGTTGTCGTTGTCACCGCTCATCCAGGTCAGCGGCTCGGTGGCCAGCGCCGACAGACTGCGCCGTAGCGCCAGAGCGCTGCGGTACAGCTCGAGAGTGGAGTCGGCATTGCCCGTCTGGAACTCGACGGTGCGCTCACCCCAGCCTTGTGGCTGCGGCAACCAGGGTGCTTGATTGGCATTCGCGGGGCTGAACCCGTACGGCGCGGTGTCGCCCGACCATGGCAGTGGCACACGGCAGCCGTCGCGGCCACGTTCGCGGTGTCCCGTGCGTTCCCAGATC
The nucleotide sequence above comes from Rhodococcus sp. KBS0724. Encoded proteins:
- a CDS encoding ABC transporter ATP-binding protein; protein product: MTAAIDTKKPSKLDDALTVEDLVVEFNVGKGQTVHAVSGISFTVAAGETLGVVGESGCGKSTAGRAIMQLPSPTSGSIRLGDVEMTTLDSEELRRSRTQLQMIFQDPISSLNPRRKVKALVTEGPSIWGGEDKAAIEARARAVLAEVGLDPDVVWDRTPRELSGGQCQRICIARALMLDPKVLICDEPVSSLDVSVQAQILNLLEDAKKRHGLSLLFIAHNMAVVKNISDRVMIMYLGRICEIVPAEDMQNRALHPYTQLLLSSIPDPDATVTAAQNVEQKVIELPSPLNPPSGCRFRTRCPLATDRCAEEVPELRLVDGGHQVACHNV
- a CDS encoding ABC transporter ATP-binding protein; its protein translation is MTTSVTNGVPLLQADNIRTVFATPRGKLRAVDGVSIHVSEGETLGIVGESGSGKSVLGRTIMGLLQKGPALDITGTVTFAGRDMATMKKSEMKHFWGPEIAMVFQDPMTSLNPFKRIGTHITESLKFHLGLKKDAARDRAAELLSMVGIPEPKRRLDQYPHELSGGMRQRVVIAMALACEPKLLIADEPTTALDVTVQKQILDLLASLNDKLNMAVILISHDLGVVSGRSDRVAVMYAGSVVETSATEELFSRPRHPYTEALMAAIPRLDSPTHTVLQTIPGGLPDMTKPMAGCRFAARCRYAQDDCLTGDPALALGGPGDNTSDGHSFACHFPVDTPEGTAALVANEKAGKTAAGLSLAVKEMV
- a CDS encoding histidine phosphatase family protein, encoding MQLLLIRHALPELAEVTEGRADPALTDEGHAQAHRLPAALAPYRITGLFSSPQKRALETAAPVSDVLGLPVTEHAGLAEYDAEQSHYIPMHQVLERAPQTYERIKAGWLPESVDADAFRVRVLGAIDDIVAATDNDATVAVFCHGGVVNIVLQELLGLERPLTFPIEYVSVTRVLVSRNGNRRVASVNETGHVRNMLRV
- a CDS encoding ABC transporter permease, giving the protein MSEVTPDGAAPSPAPSEVMTYRQQTVLLAPGPIETLEKPKNLVLIGTILTVVGIALLGTALFGSGIMMMVRIVIGLASLVFLFKGLGKVGIAKWGSQFDLSYWLACIWLVALVVAAIVAPLLPLGEYKDTVKTLAEPGFAPPSLLSEHPLGTNNFGLDLLARALYGARASLTVAICAVLIGIVIGGTIGVMAGYFRGKIDAVVGILTNSLLAIPSLVLLIALAAVLTSNLRNITLALSILCIPSMVRIARANTIVVAQREFVLAARAMGATKWRVIWRELVPNVLVPVAALGLVAVSGLIVAEASLSFLGLGIAQPDPTWGNMIAEGQGGIVEKHPFIVLVPGVFLFLTVFSFNLIGEKYRSKL